The following are encoded together in the Mastacembelus armatus chromosome 6, fMasArm1.2, whole genome shotgun sequence genome:
- the otogl gene encoding otogelin-like protein: MNVKWTVKRFLLMSFSVSYLLLLEGAQCRLSVAEGRLQRRANALRRKRDLLGEETHRPLLSEGTLSRSIVHNYTARDTSSEYCGCLNGGWCQEEGVCDCAQFQAQGDRCQIIPNRGKDRDGICRAWGQHHFETFDGIYFYFPGTCSYILAQDCHSVTPQYTVWVHNSRACDGNVYSCPRALSLFFPNEEEIHISGYQVHQGGRRLSLPQTVGGVFIERLADYLLVKSVFGFSLAWDGGSGVYLKMSEEHHGAPCGLCGNFNHLFDDDLTTARGIRTDEPAVFANSWAVDLPHERACPSVALDFSGPCQSESDMDDAIEKCSALLFFPFLSCHENIDPNPFVASCVSDLCVSDDEETFCRALVEYTRACSHVGYPVREWRDSFPSCNDGCEESFVYRDCISCCPPTCTFEKECLGTNLHCLDGCYCPDGLILQNGTCIAVSQCPCVYHGSSYMQGHVLQQGCSVCVCMGGVWNCTENNCTAECSVVGDVFVTTFDGRIFLQPGSCQYVLAKSRSGSRFTVTLQYTTCAEQQVCIQSVTVVLDEDVTRQITLTREGEVIIGVNSAPVLPYIDDAVEVRKLTSVYNQLKAEIGLKLHYDGSGGRVYLHLDSRWRGQTIGLCGTFNGNLRDDFLSPAGMIEGTPQLHASAWKVSSACLAPVNLPIIDPCEMNQQNVFYASQCEVLSGSVFAPCHGYISPNIYQQQCRYQACRCGSSCLCTALAHYTYLCSKHGVSINFRSQVSECGVVCLGGMLYHSCVSSCGRSCRALSSTETCDPDDCAEGCGCPDGSYYDDVRQRCVQLSQCHCYSMGGVSQPGEVTFSASGPCLCRNGKMECVPEEKESDSVEVGECPEGKVYHSCTEQRGGMACAPTCRNLMLNLTCPPNTPCIPGCVCPPGLVLHHGECYYPENCPCAWLGLEYLPGETVETSCYKCVCYRGYFNCSYSPCAAVCTVYSDRHYHTFDGLEYDYHSDCQVYLLKSTGETEVSIVAQNKDCYESGIVCMKILVIHVGLTKIYFTDNSGNPSPSTVVGRGSEFELWKAGYYTVVHFSSQDLTILWDRKTTVHIRAGPQWKGLLSGLCGNFDSVTVNDMTTSSHMEVNNAQTFGDSWALGQCESDYVVERPCEGDLGRQPYAKRECALLYSDVFAPCHNMVDVAWFYRNCLTDTCNCNRGGDCECLCTSIAAYAHKCCQQGITIHWRSPSVCPYDCEYFNQELGEGPFSLVSAVYNDTMFGVNRTSGSVFPFLRERPGQLPASGVLFNFMIIAGLQKDRTSRVPVVSLESAERPNYFLVVSGRSRLLLERWSRGAEFSRRATFIQHQGLFLPGHISFELVAQPGIFLTLTRTTAQAQRYDTSEAFKVSSSFTLEESTFVIPYRMMCEWRYQSCASPCVHTCSDPDATRCQFLPPVEGCFPRCPKNMVLDEVTRRCVYTEDCVLLPLTPTPFAYVTRANRTTTALATTTSSTTVRPTTTTATTTTTPTTPSITLSTERVTTPLTSSLSTSPPAPPTSIFSTTLTPSTPPETTAHSTMEMTPTQTTVTTEFTTTVSTTPSTVPSTPSSPFPTTLASTTSPSTPVSTAVVTSSTPTPPITFTPPPLTSPTTQPSPTIATSTAPTSTTSVPETTTKTTTTPLPTPADTTIITETTTPTDTSTVAVTTTAPPPTTIKATTAPVTTEIVTSPDTFPITEEATTTPPFLFPTTPCTPPYSYRLDECAELICFNGELLLHNSSLHCRYSTTQPQCSLLGLPILINTDPCCPQWQCPCRCTVMSDLRVITFDGNNVALYDNGSYILVNLPRETIIGTVEKCPTSQSVNSIRRTSPTGGTSGLCFKKLNITTSSYRIIINRLDRKVTVNYRPARLPFSRHSLYVEDTGSMYLIHTPGGVSIQWYHSTGIMVLQYIAHYNTSVPTHGLCGCCDGNPEDDLKLPNGTVVREVGDMMLFLQAWRVHTTDEAEHTRRVGDNCTTGDCSTCLSMLHQRAFTPCHSKVPPEQFCDIMWAGDLHYKDHQCDFLAAYVAVCYTHQVCISWRRHNFCPLRCPPGKEYQPCVSTCTSRTCLNRDYYEETTCSFIREECVCRSGTILHRADSPYCVTEDRCVCTDNEGNPRAPGEVWNGSSRSCCLYKCMENGSVVAVEPDCSAVPTPLCEREGEYVLDVLEEGVCCPKKICECNMTICDSEAPPCDNGNRLVIGYSALSCCPEYRCECDPMACPPVSAPECREDQFLVEVRGQKSCCYSYLCVCESCIEPIPTCSLGEILAVHLNTTSNCCPQYHCVCDINLCPDSSVSCARGLSLVQTTVPGLCCPQHHCECQCEDSSLPICQVGEMLVEVPDSSTNCGCPQRTCQKAEVCLFQGVTVLGPGQSLVQYFEGELCYTVHCLHHRDPDSGFYAMEITSVNCSQKCGLHQVYVPSTDPQVCCGSCKNVSCTFTNENGTTELFAAGSSWVENCTRYDCMETAVGAVILASGVVCPPFNDTECVQNGGVVQSYVDGCCKTCSGVGVLPFTIIPVTPTGSTNCDTGKEDGKTCKRVAIRTTIRKDDCRSNAPVTVYSCDGKCPSATIFNFNINSHARFCKCCRERGLQTRSVTLYCSRNATIVEYNFQEPLDCSCQWN; the protein is encoded by the exons ATGAACGTGAAGTGGACAGTGAAACGATTTCTTCTTATGTCGTTTTCAGTCTCCTACTTGCTGTTACTTGAGG GAGCTCAGTGCCGACTTTCAGTGGCAGAAGGAAGATTACAGAG aaggGCTAATGCACTTCGGAGGAAACGGGATCTCCTCGGGGAGGAG aCACACAGACCACTGCTGTCAGAGGGTACTCTGTCACGCAGCATTGTACACAACTATACAGCCAGAGATACCTCTTCAG AATATTGCGGCTGCCTCAATGGTGGCTGGTGTCAAGAAGAAGGGGTTTGTGACTGTGCTCAGTTCCAGGCACAGGGAGACCGCTGCCAGATCA TTCCTAACAGAGGTAAGGATAGAGACGGGATCTGCAGGGCTTGGGGTCAGCACCACTTCGAAACATTTGATGGAATATACTTCTACTTCCCTGGAACCTGCTCTTATATCCTGGCCCAGGACTGCCACTCAGTAACaccacagtacacagtgtgg GTGCACAACAGCAGAGCATGTGACGGGAATGTGTATTCATGCCCAAGAGCACTCAGTCTGTTCTTCCCAAACGAGGAAGAGATCCACATCTCGGGATATCAGGTCCACCAGGGAGGCCGCAG GTTAAGTCTGCCTCAGACTGTAGGTGGTGTGTTTATTGAGCGACTGGCCGATTACCTGCTAGTGAAGAGTGTATTTGGCTTCTCTCTGGCCTGGGATGGTGGCTCTGGTGTCTACCTGAAGATGAGCGAGGAGCATCACGGTGCCCCCTGTGGCCTGTGTGGGAACTTCAACCATCTTTTTGATGATGACCTCACCACTGCCCGTG GCATTCGGACAGATGAACCTGCAGTGTTTGCCAACAGCTGGGCAGTGGATCTGCCTCATGAAAGAGCCTGTCCTTCAGTAGCTCTTGACTTCAGTGGTCCCTGCCAGTCCGAATCAGACATGGat GATGCCATTGAGAAATGCAGTGCACTTCTTTTCTTCCCATTTCTGTCATGTCATGAAAACATTGACCCAAATCCCTTTGTGGCCAGCTGTGtgtctgacctgtgtgt atcTGATGATGAGGAAACGTTTTGTCGAGCCTTGGTTGAGTACACCCGAGCCTGTTCACATGTCGGCTATCCAGTAAGAGAATGGAGGGACAGCTTCCCTTCTTGCA atgATGGCTGTGAGGAGAGTTTTGTCTACAGAGACTGTATCAGCTGTTGTCCACCCACCTGCACGTTTGAGAAAGAGTGTCTGGGAACCAACCTTCACTGTCTTGATGGCTGCTACTGTCCTGATg gtCTTATCCTACAGAATGGAACATGTATTGCTGTTTCTCAGTGTCCATGTGTTTACCATGGATCATCATATATGCAAGGCCATGTGCTTCAACAAGGCTGCAGTGTTTG TGTGTGCATGGGAGGTGTTTGgaactgcactgaaaacaatTGCACGG cAGAGTGTTCAGTGGTCGGGGATGTGTTTGTTACGACGTTTGATGGTAGGATTTTTCTCCAGCCGGGGTCGTGTCAGTACGTTCTGGCAAAGAGCCGCAGTGGCAGCAGATTTACTGTCACACTGCAGTATACTACCTGTGCAGAG cagcaggtgtgtATTCAGTCAGTGACAGTGGTGTTGGACGAAGATGTGACTCGTCAGATCACTCTGaccagagagggagaggtgatAATTGGTGTTAACTCAGCGCCTGTCCTGCCATATATTGATG ATGCAGTGGAGGTGCGGAAGCTGACCTCTGTGTATAACCAGCTAAAGGCAGAGATTGGTCTAAAGCTGCATTATGATGGTAGTGGGGGAAGAGTCTATCTGCACCTGGACAGCCGATGGCGTGGACAGACAATTGGCCTTTGTGGAACTTTCAATGGAAATCTGCGAGATGACTTCCT GTCTCCAGCAGGTATGATAGAGGGCACTCCCCAGCTTCATGCCAGTGCTTGGAAGGTATCATCTGCTTGTTTAGCTCCAGTTAACCTTCCAATTATTGACCCATGTGAGATGAACCAGCAAAATG TATTCTATGCATCCCAGTGTGAGGTGCTTTCGGGAAGCGTGTTTGCCCCGTGTCATGGCTACATCAGTCCAAACATCTACCAGCAGCAGTGCCGCTACCAAGCCTGTCGCTGTGGGAGCAGCTGTCTGTGCACAGCACTGGCTCACTACACTTACCTCTGCTCCAAGCATGGAGTCAGCATTAATTTCAGATCGCAAGTCTCTGAATGCG GAGTGGTGTGTCTTGGCGGCATGCTGTATCACTCTTGTGTATCATCCTGTGGGCGGTCCTGTCGTGCACTATCTAGCACAGAGACGTGTGACCCTGACGACTGTGCCGAAGGGTGTGGCTGTCCAGATGGCAGTTACTATGACGATGTGCGCCAGCGCTGTGTTCAGCT GTCTCAGTGTCACTGTTACTCAATGGGTGGTGTGTCACAGCCAGGAGAGGTGACCTTCAGTGCCTCTGGCCCGTG CCTGTGCAGAAATGGGAAGATGGAGTGTGTGCCAGAGGAAAAAG AATCTGATAGTGTAGAGGTCGGGGAGTGTCCAGAAGGGAAAGTGTACCACAGCTGCACCGAGCAGAGAGGAGGCATGGCCTGTGCACCAACCTGTCGTAACCTGATGTTGAACCTCACCTGCCCTCCCAACACACCATGCATCCCTGGCTGTGTCTGCCCACCTGG GCTGGTGCTGCACCATGGGGAGTGTTACTATCCAGAAAACTGTCCGTGTGCCTGGCTGGGCCTTGAGTACCTGCCTGGAGAAACTGTGGAGACATCATGTTACAAATG TGTGTGTTACCGGGGCTATTTTAACTGCAGCTACTCAccatgtgcagctgtgtgtacTGTCTATAGCGACAGACACTACCACACCTTTGATGGCCTTGAGTATGACTATCATTCAGACTGTCAGGTCTACCTGCTTAAA AGTACAGGAGAAACCGAGGTATCCATTGTTGCCCAAAACAAGGACTGCTATGAGAGCGGCATTGTGTGCATGAAGATACTGGTGATTCACGTGGGACTTACCAAAATCTACTTTACCGACAACTCTGGCAACCCT AGCCCGTCCACAGTTGTGGGCCGAGGGTCTGAGTTTGAGCTGTGGAAAGCGGGCTACTACACTGTGGTCCACTTCTCCAGTCAGGACCTGACTATCCTCTGGGACCGCAAGACAACTGTTCACATCAGAGCTGGACCTCAGTGGAAG GGCCTTCTCAGTGGGCTATGTGGTAATtttgacagtgtgacagtgaatgATATGACTACCTCCAGCCACATGGAAGTCAATAATGCACAGACCTTTGGAGATAGCTGGGCACTGGGGCAG tGTGAAAGTGACTATGTGGTTGAGCGGCCGTGTGAAGGGGACTTAGGAAGACAGCCGTATGCCAAGAGGGAGTGTGCTCTCCTCTACAGCGATGTCTTTGCACCCTGTCATAACATG GTGGATGTGGCCTGGTTCTATAGGAACTGCCTGACAGACACTTGCAACTGTAACCGTGGGGGCGATTGTGAGTGTCTGTGTACATCTATCGCTGCATATGCACACAAATGCTGTCAACAGGGCATCACAATACACTGGAGATCACCCTCTGTTTGTC CCTATGATTGTGAATACTTTAATCAAG AGTTAGGCGAGGGTCCATTTTCTCTGGTGAGTGCTGTGTATAATGACACCATGTTTGGAGTGAATCGCACCAGCGGCTCAGTGTTTCCGTTTCTGAGAGAGAGACCAGGGCAGTTGCCTGCCTCAGGGGTACTGTTCAACTTCATGATCATAGCAGGCTTGCAGAAGGACAGAACATCAC GTGTTCCTGTGGTGTCACTGGAGTCTGCAGAAAGACCAAACTACTTCCTTGTTGTGTCAGGGCGCAGCCGTCTTCTGCTGGAGCGCTGGAGTCGAGGGGCAGAATTTAGTCGCAGGGCAACCTTCATCCAGCATCAGGGGCTGTTTCTGCCCGGTCACATCTCGTTCGAGCTTGTCGCCCAACCTGGAATCTTTCTGACGCTGACACGCACTACTGCACAAGCCCAGAGATATGACACCTCGGAGGCCTTTAAAGTCAGCAGCAGCTTTACACTGGAGG AGAGCACTTTTGTGATACCATACAGAATGATGTGCGAATGGCGCTACCAATCCTGTGCGAGCCCCTGTGTCCACACATGCAGTGACCCAGATGCCACACGCTGCCAGTTCCTGCCTCC TGTGGAGGGCTGTTTCCCACGTTGCCCCAAGAACATGGTCCTTGATGAAGTCACTAGAAGATGTGTCTACACAGAGGACT GTGTGTTGCTTCCCTTGACTCCGACACCTTTTGCGTATGTGACTCGCGCCAACAGAACTACTACAGCACT AGCAACAACTACCTCCTCCACTACTGTTAGGCCTACAACAACCacagccaccaccaccaccactcccACTACTCCCAGTATAACATTATCCACTGAGCGTGTCACCACTCCGCTCACCTCATCTCTATCcacttctcctcctgctcccccGACCTCTATTTTTTCCACCACCCTCACTCCTTCAACCCCACCAGAGACAACCGCTCACAGCACAATGGAGATGACCCCCACCCAAACAACTGTAACCACGGAGTTCACTACAACGGTCTCCACAACACCCTCCACTGTTCCCTCAACTCCTTCCTCACCATTCCCTACTACTCTTGCTTCCACCACATCACCCTCCACTCCTGTCTCCACCGCTGTTGTCACATCATCAACACCAACACCCCCTATAACTTTCACCCCACCTCCTCTAACCTCTCCAACCACACAGCCATCACCCACCATAGCCACCTCAACTGCCCCCACCTCTACCACTTCTGTCCCTGAAACTACcaccaaaaccacaaccacTCCGCTGCCTACTCCAGCGGATACGACCATCATTACAGAGACAACCACACCAACAGACACCTCAACAGTGGCTGTGACAACCACGGCACCACCTCCTACAACAATCAAGGCCACTACTGCGCCTGTAACTACAGAAATAGTCACAAGCCCTGACACCTTTCCTATAACAGAAGAAGCCACAACAACCCCTCCATTCCTCTTCCCCACTACCCCCTGCACA CCCCCATACTCCTATCGTCTTGATGAGTGTGCAGAACTTATCTGTTTCAACGGagagctgctgcttcacaacTCATCTCTCCACTGTCGCTACAGCACCACTCAGCCCCAGTGCAGTCTGTTAGGCCTGCCCATCTTAATCAACACAGACCCTTGTTGTCCACAGTGGCAGTGCCCCT GTCGCTGCACTGTCATGTCAGACCTGCGCGTGATCACATTTGATGGCAATAATGTTGCTTTGTATGATAACGGCTCCTACATCCTCGTTAACCTGCCCAGAGAGACTATTATTGGCACTGTGGAGAAATGTCCAACCAGCCAG aGTGTGAACTCCATCAGGCGAACT AGTCCTACAGGGGGAACATCTGGTCTGTGTTTCAAGAAGCTGAACATTACTACCTCCTCCTACAGAATCATTATTAATCGACTGGATCGCAAG GTGACAGTAAACTACAGGCCTGCCAGACTGCCTTTCTCCCGTCACTCTCTTTATGTGGAAGACACAGGAAGCATGTACCTGATCCACACACCTGGTGGGGTCAGCATACAGTGGTATCACAGCACTGGCATCATGGTGCTGCAGTACATTGCTCATTATAATACATCTGTCCCCACTCACGGCCTGTGTG GTTGTTGTGATGGGAACCCAGAAGATGACCTGAAGTTACCCAACGGCACAGTGGTCCGAGAAGTGGGAGACATGATGCTGTTCCTGCAGGCATGGCGAGTGCACACTACAGATGAAGCCGAACACACACGCAGGGTCGGCGACAACTGCACCACTGGCGATTGCTCCACCTGTCTCTCTATGCTCCACCAGAGAGCCTTCACGCCATGCCACAGCAAG gtgcCTCCAGAGCAGTTCTGTGATATCATGTGGGCAGGGGACCTACACTACAAAGATCACCAGTGTGACTTCCTGGCAGCGTATGTGGCAGTCTGCTACACACATCAAGTCTGCATCAGCTGGAGACGACACAATTTCTGCC CGTTGCGGTGTCCCCCTGGTAAGGAGTATCAGCCATGTGTGAGCACCTGCACCAGCCGCACCTGCCTGAACAGAGACTACTACGAGGAGACCACCTGCTCTTTCATcagagaggagtgtgtgtgccGCAGTGGTACCATCCTGCATCGCGCCGACTCCCCTTACTGTGTAACTGAGGACCGCTGCG TGTGTACAGATAATGAGGGTAACCCCCGGGCCCCCGGTGAAGTGTGGAATGGCTCTTCTCGCAGCTGCTGTCTTTACAAATGTATGGAGAATGGCTCTGTGGTGGCTGTGGAACCAGACTGTAGCGCTGTCCCTACACCACtgtgtgagagggagggagagtaTGTACTGGATGTGTTGGAAGAAGGAGTCTGTTGCCCTAAGAAGATCTGTG AGTGCAATATGACCATCTGTGACAGTGAAGCTCCACCTTGTGATAACGGGAACAGGCTAGTGATTGGTTACAGCGCCCTGTCCTGCTGTCCAGAGTATCGCTGTG AGTGTGACCCCATGGCATGTCCTCCTGTCTCTGCCCCTGAATGCAGGGAAGATCAGTTCCTAGTGGAAGTCAGGGGCCAAAAATCCTGCTGTTACTCATACTTGTGTG TGTGTGAGTCATGTATTGAGCCCATTCCAACTTGCTCACTTGGAGAAATTCTGGCTGTGCATCTAAACACCACCAGCAACTGCTGTCCACAGTACCATTGTG TTTGTGACATCAACCTATGCCCCGACTCATCTGTGAGCTGTGCACGTGGTCTCTCTTTGGTTCAAACTACAGTCCCTGGGCTCTGCTGCCCACAGCACCACTGTG AATGCCAGTGTGAGGACAGCTCTCTCCCCATCTGTCAAGTG ggGGAGATGCTGGTTGAGGTTCCAGACAGCAGCACCAATTGTGGCTGTCCACAGCGTACATGCC aGAAGGCAGAGGTGTGTCTTTTCCAAGGGGTGACAGTCCTGGGCCCTGGCCAATCTCTGGTTCAGTACTTTGAGGGAGAGCTGTGTTACACTGTTCACTGCCTACATCACAGAGATCCAGACTCTGGCTTTTATGCCATGGAAATCACTTCTGTCAACTGCTCCCAGAAATGTGGACTA CACCAGGTGTATGTACCATCCACAGACCCTCAGGTGTGCTGCGGCTCCTGTAAAAATGTGTCCTGTACTTTCACCAATGAAAACGGGACAACAGAGCTTTTTGCT GCAGGCAGCTCCTGGGTGGAGAACTGTACACGTTATGACTGTATGGAAACAGCAGTGGGAGCAGTGATACTCGCTTCTGGGGTGGTTTGTCCACCTTTCAATGACACAGAATGTGTTCAG AATGGTGGGGTAGTTCAGAGCTATGTGGATGGGTGCTGTAAGACAT GTTCTGGAGTGGGTGTTTTACCATTTACCATTATTCCTGTAACCCCTACTGGTAGTACTAACTGTGACACAG GTAAAGAGGATGGTAAGACATGCAAAAGAGTGGCCATTAGAACTACCATTCGAAAAGACGACTGCAGGAGCAACGCACCg